One window from the genome of Candidatus Methylomirabilota bacterium encodes:
- the dapA gene encoding 4-hydroxy-tetrahydrodipicolinate synthase has protein sequence MKKSFQGSMVAMVTPFRDGRVDEAKIRELVEFHVKNGTEAIIPCGTTGESPTLSHDEHNMVVEVTIKAAGGRVPVVAGTGSNSTAEAIELTEHAKKAGADGVLMVCPYYNKPTQNGLIAHYRAVAERVDIPIILYNIPGRTGVNMLPETVAILADLPNVVGIKEASGSLDQMTDVIHQCGDRITVVSGDDSLTLPLMSVGGKGVISVIANIIPKETAEMSRAALNGDWKRAREIHLRMFPLCKAMFYETNPIPVKTAMQLLGRLNGELRLPLSPMSDANKEKLAKAMTAYGLLT, from the coding sequence ATGAAGAAGAGCTTTCAAGGATCCATGGTCGCGATGGTCACACCCTTTCGAGACGGACGTGTGGATGAGGCCAAGATCCGTGAGCTGGTGGAGTTTCACGTGAAGAACGGGACCGAGGCCATCATCCCGTGCGGGACGACCGGCGAGTCTCCCACCCTGAGCCATGACGAGCACAATATGGTGGTAGAGGTTACCATTAAGGCGGCAGGGGGGCGGGTTCCTGTGGTGGCGGGAACGGGTTCCAACTCCACCGCCGAGGCGATCGAATTGACCGAGCATGCGAAAAAGGCCGGCGCGGACGGGGTACTGATGGTCTGCCCCTATTACAACAAGCCGACCCAAAATGGGCTCATCGCGCACTACAGAGCCGTGGCGGAAAGGGTCGATATCCCGATCATCCTGTATAACATCCCGGGGCGCACCGGCGTGAATATGCTTCCGGAGACAGTGGCGATTCTCGCAGACCTGCCAAACGTTGTGGGGATCAAAGAGGCGAGTGGATCGTTGGATCAGATGACGGACGTGATCCACCAGTGCGGGGACCGGATCACGGTCGTCTCTGGCGATGATTCATTGACGCTGCCGCTCATGTCTGTCGGGGGCAAGGGGGTGATCTCGGTCATCGCGAACATTATCCCGAAAGAGACGGCGGAGATGAGCCGGGCCGCGTTGAACGGCGACTGGAAGCGGGCGCGAGAGATCCACCTACGCATGTTTCCCCTCTGCAAGGCCATGTTTTATGAGACCAATCCGATCCCGGTCAAGACAGCCATGCAGCTTCTGGGGAGGCTGAACGGGGAGCTCCGGCTGCCGCTCTCGCCGATGTCCGATGCGAACAAGGAAAAGTTGGCGAAGGCGATGACGGCTTACGGCCTCTTGACGTGA